ATTGGAGACTGGGGTCGGCCTACGCCGTTGGGGTTCATCGGACCGGCAGGAGAAGCGGGGCGCGAGCCGGGACCTGGACCCATACGGGGAGCACCGTTGGGAGGGCCATTGGGAGCACGCATCCCTTGAGGTGTCATTGGGCGTTGGCCTTGGGGAGTCATGGGTCGCTGACCAGAGGGCGAGCCGGGTCCCCTAGGAGGGCCGGCGGGAGGAGCTCCCTGTGGTGGTCGAGGCTTCACAGGTCGTGTAGACAGACATGTGCGAGGAACGACACCCTGTCGGGACCTATCCAGGCGGATGACAAGCGCCTAAAGTGAAGCAGGTTAGCAGAGGCCGGGGAATGCAAAAAAGCGGGGGGCTACGGAATCGAAATACTCACCCAGCCATCGTCATACTCGTGTAGTAGGCGTACCAAGTCGCCCGCCTTCAGTTCCAATTCGTCTTCGAGAGAGGGCTTAAAATCGAGCTGCACGCGATGAACAGTTGAGTTTGCGGGTCCGCCAGCTGCTGCGATAGCTGCCGCGCCAGATGAACCCATGTTAGGAGCAGATCCAAGAGTGGCTGATGAGACGCTACCGGTGGGGCTTGGGGGAACAGCTTCCATAGTGTTCACGGTCAGGTCAAcattgttcttgttcttcatgGAAGCCTTGCGAGCCAACTTGGTGgttccagcagcaacgacAACTCCAGTAGCGGCAACAGCAGCGGCCACGGCAAcagtctcctcagccttgaacGGGTCTGGCTCTGGCGCGTTCTCGGCCATGGACATGACGGAAGGCGTGTAGGGCTTGTAAGTCGGAGTCTGGGGGGTTGGCGCATCGCTGATAGGAGAGGGAACACGCTCGGCTTGCTGGCCAAAGGGGTTGGCGGGGTGGCTGCTCTGGCTCGTACTAGGTCGATCCGCACCATCACCAGTAacagcaacaccaacagcgccagcggcagcgacaGCGGCGGTCTGCTTCTCGAGATCCCAGCCAGGGAGGAACTGGGTGACAGGTCGAAGGCTGATGCGGGGAGCATTCGGGTTTGTGCGAACAAACGGATCCTCCATGGGTTCCGGAGACGGTGCGGGAGAGATTTCAAACGACATTGGCGAGACTGCTCGTGCAAcaggcgcagcagcagcagccgcaacaACGGGTGCCGCGACAGGTGCCGCAGCAGGTGTCATCACTGGCTTCACGACCGGTGCTACAACTGGTGCCACGACTGCTCGCTGCTGGACGGGGGGTGGAGGTGCAGCCTTTTCATCGTCGTCCGAAAGTTGCTCAAGCTGAGATTGCTGCTTACGACGgcggatgaggaagaagatgagcagtCCTACAAGAGCAATACCGCCGAGCACTCCGATGGCAATTCCTGCCTTGGCACCAGCGCTGGTTCCAGAGCTGCCTCCGTTGACGCTGGTAGGGGTCGTTGTTGCTGAAGCCGGGCTGATAGAAGAGGCTGCAGAGTGAGCTCGGTTGCCATCAACAGCCAGTTGCGTCGGCGAGGAAGAGTGCGTAGGTGAGCCAGTAGCCTTGACAATTGAATCATCGGACTCGGAATGGGTTTGAGCAGGAGCGCGAATTGCAGTGGGAGTAGAAGAACTCTCCTTGGGTGTCTGGGATGGCGGCttctgctgttgctggctTGGTGTTTCCTTGGGCGTCTCCTTGGGggttggcgatggcttcggcGTCTCCTTGGGAGTTTCCTTTGGCGTCGGCGTCTCCTTGGACTCGGGTTGCTTGCTTGGGCTGGGCTCAGGCTTCGGCGTCTCCTTCGGGGGAGGAGGGTTGTGCACAGTCACGTATCCGCCAATAGGGCCGGAAAAGGTAGCTGACATGGTCTTGTAGACAACTTGAACCACAGTCTGTTGACCTAGGAGGGAGTCAGCATGTCAAGGCAGCAGAAATGGATGACTCCAAGGCCATCCAGGCTAATAAGCAGTTAATAGGTACCTTTCTCGGCATTATTGTTGTTGGAACTCTCCTTGTCGTGCTTGTCGTGGGGGTTCACgccattgatgatgtcgtcaaTGTCATCGAGAAGATCTCGATGACGGTGGAGGTGCCTGTGTGAGAGGGGCATCTTGTCGAAAGTGGTTTCCGGGGTAtcaaggaaagaaaaagaaaagatttGGCGTcacagagcaaaagcaagacGATGATCTTCGCCTTGAGCTCTGAATATATTGGCAATTCGATTCCGCAGTCGCAAGAGGCTGGGGAAGTGGTCGTCTGGAACGGGGGACGGCCAGTAatggagggagaaagaatgTGGTGACTTATTGAGTCAAGGAGCGTTTTCTTCCACGGCGGGGAGAGACAAatgtctttgcttttttttgctggGGGGAACAAGGGACCAACGGGGCAGCTGGATTTCGAGACAATGCCAGGCCGTGGTTATTTCTGGATGTCCCAGGCTGTACAGTAAAATGATGATGCAAACGGCAGTGCGAGAAAAAGCCAGAGAGAGGGAGCGAATCGAGACTTTGTGTGCACTCGAGTAATGCGCGCAATATCGCGAATAGGATTGGGATGGCTGAGCAGATGCAAAAAGAATGACTGCGTCGATTAAATCAGATCAAATcaatgaatgaatgaatggacGGACCGGAGCGCAGCTCTTCAAAAACTGACGCAGAGGCCCAGACCGCACGATCGCTCGCTTCAAGAGGCGATGATGTGTCGTCAGCGATGGCAGGACGGTGgtgaggagggaaaaaaagagaaggggAGAGGCGagaagcgagcgagcgaCAGCTGGGGAATAACCTAGACGGACGGGCGAGCCAGGGTCCTGGGATAcgcaggtacctgtacttgtgTGACTCTGGGGGCCTGGCAAGCGCCCAACGCTGTGTCGAATCAAAACAGCTGCTGGGCGCTCCACTGGCTGCCACAGGTAAGCAGCTTGGCCACTAGCCGGAGCGCTGCAGCAGTCGGCTGAGGTACTAGTACGAGTAGCgcgatgctgaagatgctgtGCAGGAGGGCACCTAAGCAGAAAAGATGCATGGAGTGATGTGGTGGGTGCACGCTTGCTGTTGAAGGGCTTGCATCGCCACGGTCAGCCAACTAGCCGGAATAGAGACATTTGACGTTTGTCACTTTTGAATCAAGCCTCAAATTCAATTGATGGGATGACAGGTAAGTGGCTGAGTAGCCTTGATTCTCTCCAATCGCCCATCAGCTATAACTTTAACTGTAAGTGCCCTCACccgtacaagtacgagtacaggtagtCCCTAGCACCACATACGAGTAGCCCTCGCGCCAGCCCCGGGTCCAGTCCAGACAGGCGCCTGTGACAGCCGACGATATGAGGATCAGCACTGCTGTCGACCAAATCCAGCCAGCTGCTGCGAAAGCTCCCAGCTCCCCCAAGCTTAAGATTGCTagcagcaaaaaggcaaaaaagccTGCAGTCCGCCCAGGATCCGCACAGGGGCCGTCAATCCTTGGCTCAGGCACCgcggcgctgccattggctgctAGGCCGGCGGCAGGATGCGCTAATCCAGGAACTGGTCCCCAGTAATCCAGAAGAGGGATGCGGTCATTGGCCCGTGCGAGGCGCTGCTTCGCGTCTTTTAGCTCGTCACCTTTCAATCCATGCTTTTGGACAAAGACCCCTGGCCTTGCGTTCTGCACGAATCCTTGTCCTTTGTTGGCGTTGGTTTGTTTTGGCAAAAACGAGCTTGCGTGCATGCAGGTACCAGGACTTGCTGCCTTGGTGCCTTGTCGACTTGATGAGGTGCTGCATTATCGATACCTtaggtacatacatacaggCGCGCTTGCTGTGGCTTTTCCTCCCTGGCTCAGCTCCCCTTCAATATCCGCCACAGACAGCCATGGCGGCACCATCGGATCACTTATCGtgctgctttttttgttcgAGCAAGGGAACTTGTGGCGCCGTCAGCACCCATTACTGAGTCGTGCTGTTATTATTGAATACGGGATTTGGTGCCAGCTTGCAGACACCTTTACCGCTACTTCACCAGCTGCACTTGGTTGAATGGCGAACCCAGCGACTGCATGATCCTCGTACAATACAGCAGAGGTCCCCTGCTTCATACAGTTCGGCCTCACTACCTAGGATCTGTCTGACACCCAGATTTCGAGAATCAGGAAGAGCACGTGTATGTATTGTGCTCACTCGCTCACAAGCACTACGCCAATACGAAATCTTGGATTCACACCATCACGCCGCCATATACCCGTTAACATCTCCAGTGCTAATACTCCATCTCCGAGGCACCACCACCTCGGCCCCCAACTCACACCCTCTCCCAATATCTTCTGCCCTTCTCTTTCCCCTTCCATCTGCAATTTTCCCAAGACTTCAATCCCACTCGCCCCAATGTCTCGACTAAACTACAGTAAACGCGCTACCCGGCTCTCAACTCGGTCTACGAGCTAGCCGGGGTTCATGAAACACCCCCCTTTGGCCTTGGCATGCAAACTGGTGATTGCTTAGTAGTATTTCCGTCGTCATTGTGCAGGCCAGCCctggcatcatcaaccccCAAAGAgccattttctctccatccttccACTGTAGCACTGTAAAATAGCTAGAGtaaaaaatagaagaaaaagacccATCCCCTggcttattttttttaatcgTACTACCTTCCCGGGCCTTCCACAAGTCAAGCAGAAATAGGAAACCTCTGCGAACGAAATAAAAGAAGCTCGCCagaacaaagacaagacaaccAAAAAAACTTCCCGAGTAGGTAGGCCGTTTCACTTTGACCATCTGctcccccctccccaccCCAAGGCTGAATTTATGTTCGTCGGATACGCTTCGCAAATCGACGATAGCAAAGGAACAAATTTCTTTTTGACCTTGGGCTGTTCCGGCATCTTTGTCCCATTTCGCTTCTGAAGGGAAGGGAGGATAAAACCTCGTGTCCTGCGGGGCCCGGATCGGACGACCCAACGAGCGATGGAGCATGTCGATGGAGGGGACCGTGCAATCCCAATCCAAACGCCCAAAGAAACATCTTACTCGGCCTGCTCCCCCCCAAAGATTCGCGGAGGCGGGACCAGTTCTTTTGCCCGGGCTCCCGGACTAATGTAATTCGAACATTGGTCCGTTTGTCCAGGACTTCTTGCTAGGCGAAAACCCGCCAAGCTTCCATCTTGTGCGCCGTCCAACGCGCTTCGTATTTGGGCAATTCCCGCGATAATCAAATAAATCACACACCGAAAAGAGACATGCTTCTTCGGCCGAGTCATCGCGGCACATAggccatctcctccagcccGCACCCGCCCGCAATTAAGGATCAAAACAAGGTCCCGGGCTCCCGGCTGGCTGTGGGAAATTTGCTTGTTTGACTATGTCTCAGAGAAACATCCATGGGACTCAGCTCATACCCGTGTTAAGAGTACTATCTGCCAGTACCGTACTGCACAAACTCCGAGCTGTGTTTGCGGCTTCTACTAATATGATGCGATACGCCATCCTCATCTAATATACTCTAGTGTAGGGTGTCTAATACAAAATTAAGCCCACCAAAAGAGCGCCACACAGCAGGCGGCCTCCTCACGTTTAGTGTTACACATTCACTCGAACAATCCCATTTTACCCGCGGGATTCTACCTAGTTAGTCCAACGTGTTTAGCTCGCAGAGTGTGGCGTGTCCTATTCCCCTACGGAGATTCTGCGGGTATCTTTGGTTTACTTGTTTTTAATCCAGGAACTAGACGGACCCAAAATCGCGGGCCCTTTGTTCGCCTTCAAACTCCAGATGGAACCACTTAGACGGCTAAATTCATCACCGTGACAAGAAAAATCTGCTGTTAATTTGTcgtacatcatcatcatattttttcttcgctctGCTTATTCTATGCCGCTAATATATCTCCGTAAATAGTATACATATAGTACACATAAGGAAAACATGCTTTGGACGTATCCATATTCATCCCAAGATGCCTTTCCCGTCCGTCCGTCCGTCTAGGCAAATAGTATTCTAGTAAATCCGCTCAGGGTATTGTAAAGCAGCAAACAATGAACCGCCCTGGGGGACAAAATCCCTTTTAACAAAATGACGTACCAAAAGAAATTGAAATCACATCGAATCCTCCATCTGTCGACTTCGCGTCTTCGTCCAgctgtccttgtcctctttgCCTCCCTGGCTTTCCAGCCCGAGTCCTCTTTCAACCCACTCTTTGCTCTCCATGTGGCTTAACCGACTCAGGGCTCTGGCAAACGCAAAggcctcttcctcaccaGCGAATAGGTTCGAGTTCTTCAGCTTATCAACGACGCTGGATTCGAGATTCTCCATCACATTTTCCGTAGCGGCCTTTGTAGTCTCGGCTGTCGGATTACTTTGCAGCAGGCTCTCGGCGATTTCATCCCGCGAGACAAACAGTTCAGCCAGGGGCTTCTCAGTAGTAAGCACAAGCTTAGCATTGCCCTCATAAACAGCGTCAATAAAAGTAATGAACCGGCGCGCAAGGTCCCGCTCGCGGATCGTCATGCCAGGCACCTCGGTGACGATAAAGGCATCGTACTTGCGCACCAGCTCGAGGTAGTCCGCCGccgactttggcttcttgaTAAGCTCGTCAAACGTGAACCAGGCGCACCGCCCGCTGACGCGCGGGACGAAAATGTCGCGCCCCCAGACCCTCTGCGTCTCGGAGCGTGGCGCAAAGTTCTCCGAGTCGCCGAGGAAGCGGAACCATTTCTCTGCGTGCGACTCGGCGTGCTGGTCCAGGGCGGTGTGGTATACCCCCGAGGGTGGCCGAGGAATCTTGCGGTAGTCGGTTGGTGAATCGAGATTGATGACATGTAGGCGgttcttgagcagcttgattGCCGGGATGAACGAGTCTCGCTGGATGCCGTTCTTGTAGAGGTCATCAGGATGTCGGTTCGATGTCGTTACCAGGACTACACCGTGAGACATGAGACTTTCTAGTAGCCTATGCATTAAAGTTAGCTTATCGTCATATTGAAATTACAATGACttcaagcaaaaagaagcttaCCTCCGCAGAATCATGGCATCTGCCACATCCGTGCACTGAAACTcatcaaagcaaagcacATTGCCCTGCTCCGCAATGTCCGCCGCAACAAACGGCacggcatcaacatcactGCCATGCTGTATCTTCAGCTTGTGCAGCCTCTTGTGGACGTCCTGCATAAAGTTGTGGAAGTGTATTCTCGTCTTTGTCTTGACCGTGCTGGGTAGGGTATCGTAGAACAGGTCCATGAGCATCGTCTTGCCACTGCCCACGTCACCGAATAGATACAATCCCCGAGGTAAGTTCTCGGGAATATCTTTAATCGTAGCCTTTGCGGCGCCGCCATTGCCGAATAACGACGAGAAGACGGACTTCTTGGCGGGCTTGAGGAGATCGAAGCTAGGATGGACAACAGGCGGCGCATGGTAGTTGCGCAGCTCATTGTGGAGGTGCTGCAGGTTCTCGATGATGCCTGCATTGACGTACCAGTTAGATATAGCTACAGAGAGACATTGTCATCGCGCAAGCTCACCTCGTTGATGCTCGTCGTTCCGCAGAATCCCAGCGTCCACCCGCCGATCATACTCCTCCAACGGACCCAGCCCAACCACCGGACGATCTGAAACGGTCGCCATAgatctcgtcgtcgccaatgAAACCTGATATGTCCCGcgctttgctgctgcatcgaGATATCTTCCAACGCCGCCACTCAATCCCGCTCGCATGACCACGGGTTGTGCCGACTGCACCCGAAACGACCTGGTAAACTGCCGGCTCCGGGCGCAACACGCCGAGCAGCTTATCCGGCTCAAGGGCCTGCTAGCCACGACACTGCCTCGCATTTTCGCGTCTCGGGGGTTAGTATCGCAGAATCACAGAGAGCACCGGCGTTGGGGAAAGGAAGGCGAGCAAAGACTCATATATGCGGAACTAGAAACATCTGATGATGTAGTTTTTAGTGGCGGTGCGGCTCAGGCGGAATAACGCCATGCGGGTCGATTCCGAACTACCGAGTTTCGGAGGCGTCCGGGCATTGCATGGAATTTGTGACAGGCATCACATGGCAATTATGCCGTGGTTTAGGCGCTGGCTCCGGACACGAGTGACGTTGTGAGCGCACTTTGGGAAAGCAAAAATAGGTTGTAGTAGAGTCTGTTTCGTGGCTTCTACCAATAGAggttaaaaaataattttagGTCATATTATCAATTCTATTGTTAATCAATatccttcatctctctccttttctctctctctccctttttttaAGATGTGGTATGGAAAGTTAACGCGACGAAATTGTTGTACAGGCACAGAGTTGCGACAACTTcatactaaaaaaaaaaaattgcatACGACCGTCATACCCTAGAACATATCCGAATCAGATATTTCAACTTGTCTTTAATATTCACAACTCACCCACAACCCTTGACAATATACTCCATAAGCAacttcatttcttttttcctctttgctTGTACTATTTCTCTTAGTAAATAACACTAACAAGGCGTCAAAGTCTCGTTTCCAACCCACGTGCCAATTCCCACATCTCCCACATCGAAAGCGGGCAGCATTACGCACGCACGCAGATAAGAAAAGCCAGCCTTCTCTCAAATAATAAAAGCACCAAAATTTGTCAGGCACGTTCTAGGCCTTCTAGTTGCTCCCATCCTCCCACCCGTTTAGCCGTCTTACCAACAACTTCTCTCCGTCAGTCAGCGCAACTTTCTCTCCTCAagtacaaaaaaaaaagccactAATTTAGTCAGCCATTTTCCCAAGCAAGCGGGCAATACTAAGCATTTGGGGGCACATGGTATTAGTCTACCTTAGTCTTGCTCCACGCGCCGCGAGGCTGGCGAAGCAAAACTAGATGGGAAACGGCCCTTCACTGGAGTAATACTCGGAAGAGTAATATTCTAATCGTTTACGAATAGCTGGGGCCAGATAACGCAGAGCTAAAAGCAAAGGTTGCCGCCCGGCATCATATTAACTCAATCGCCTTGGGGGGTATATCTAACTCGCCACCTATCATACACCAAACGCAGGTACACATCCATCGTATCCATCTCGtccaaagagaaaaactcCGGAATGAAGCCTTTGATCGTATAGCTGCCCGTAGACAAAATCATTCACCAAGATATTCTAACCAGATCACAAACTGTGCTTTAACAATTGACATTTGATTATTCAACTCGGTCCCTTCCTCGAGGTTGCCAAGGGACAATGAAACAAGGTATAGATGGCATAAGTTGGCTGCAACATCGTAAGCCGGGTA
This genomic stretch from Trichoderma breve strain T069 chromosome 1, whole genome shotgun sequence harbors:
- a CDS encoding variant SH3 domain-containing protein — protein: MPLSHRHLHRHRDLLDDIDDIINGVNPHDKHDKESSNNNNAEKGQQTVVQVVYKTMSATFSGPIGGYVTVHNPPPPKETPKPEPSPSKQPESKETPTPKETPKETPKPSPTPKETPKETPSQQQQKPPSQTPKESSSTPTAIRAPAQTHSESDDSIVKATGSPTHSSSPTQLAVDGNRAHSAASSISPASATTTPTSVNGGSSGTSAGAKAGIAIGVLGGIALVGLLIFFLIRRRKQQSQLEQLSDDDEKAAPPPPVQQRAVVAPVVAPVVKPVMTPAAAPVAAPVVAAAAAAPVARAVSPMSFEISPAPSPEPMEDPFVRTNPNAPRISLRPVTQFLPGWDLEKQTAAVAAAGAVGVAVTGDGADRPSTSQSSHPANPFGQQAERVPSPISDAPTPQTPTYKPYTPSVMSMAENAPEPDPFKAEETVAVAAAVAATGVVVAAGTTKLARKASMKNKNNVDLTVNTMEAVPPSPTGSVSSATLGSAPNMGSSGAAAIAAAGGPANSTVHRVQLDFKPSLEDELELKAGDLVRLLHEYDDGWALVIRLDRSRQGVVPRTCLSTRPVKPRPPQGAPPAGPPRGPGSPSGPGSRPASPAGPMNPNGVGRPQSPMGRPMSPMSPGPKNQGSRPQSPSTTSQRGSGSPPVSSPLNPNPPSPTSSPTEPAPGPQAGPIGRKPVPGQAY
- a CDS encoding AFG1-like ATPase domain-containing protein, producing the protein MRAGLSGGVGRYLDAAAKRGTYQVSLATTRSMATVSDRPVVGLGPLEEYDRRVDAGILRNDEHQRGIIENLQHLHNELRNYHAPPVVHPSFDLLKPAKKSVFSSLFGNGGAAKATIKDIPENLPRGLYLFGDVGSGKTMLMDLFYDTLPSTVKTKTRIHFHNFMQDVHKRLHKLKIQHGSDVDAVPFVAADIAEQGNVLCFDEFQCTDVADAMILRRLLESLMSHGVVLVTTSNRHPDDLYKNGIQRDSFIPAIKLLKNRLHVINLDSPTDYRKIPRPPSGVYHTALDQHAESHAEKWFRFLGDSENFAPRSETQRVWGRDIFVPRVSGRCAWFTFDELIKKPKSAADYLELVRKYDAFIVTEVPGMTIRERDLARRFITFIDAVYEGNAKLVLTTEKPLAELFVSRDEIAESLLQSNPTAETTKAATENVMENLESSVVDKLKNSNLFAGEEEAFAFARALSRLSHMESKEWVERGLGLESQGGKEDKDSWTKTRSRQMEDSM